The following are from one region of the Capsicum annuum cultivar UCD-10X-F1 chromosome 1, UCD10Xv1.1, whole genome shotgun sequence genome:
- the LOC107870737 gene encoding uncharacterized membrane protein At4g09580, with amino-acid sequence MEGEVGTCSSSLKCEIEGKGKMGGSGVVVVNVLESAKFPLSFWEIGVAVSVVLGYVMGLGCVYLTMPASDYSFLKLPRNLEDLQILRDHLESYTSDYTVQVLVGYCVVYIFMQTFMIPGTVFMSLLAGSLFGVFRGVALVVFTATAGASSCYFLSKLIGRPLVFSLWPDKLTFFRDQVARRRTRLLNYMLFLRVTPTLPNTFINVASPIVDVPYHTFFFATVIGIIPAAYVTVRAGITLGELQSVGDLYDMHSIATLFLIGLVTVTPTLIGNKN; translated from the exons ATGGAGGGAGAAGTTGGAACATGTTCATCATCATTGAAATGTGAAATTGAAGGGAAAGGGAAAATGGGTGGaagtggtgttgttgttgttaatgtattGGAATCTGCTAAATTTCCTTTGTCATTTTGGGAGATTGGTGTAGCTGTTAGTGTTGTTTTGGGTTATGTAATGGGTCTTGGTTGTGTTTATTTAACCATGCCTGCTTCTGATTATAGCTTTCTTAAGCTTCCTAGAAATCTTGAAGATCTTCAAATACTCAG GGATCACCTGGAGAGCTATACTAGCGACTATACTGTGCAGGTCCTTGTGGGATACTGTGTGGTCTACATTTTTATGCAGACATTTATGATCCCAGGAACAGTTTTCATGTCACTGCTTGCTGGATCTCTCTTTGGAGTCTTCAGAGGTGTGGCACTGGTTGTGTTCACCGCTACTGCAGGTGCATCATCTTGCTATTTCCTATCCAAACTGATTGGGCGGCCCCTTGTGTTCTCACTATGGCCTGATAAGTTAACTTTCTTCCGGGACCAG GTGGCTAGAAGGCGAACGCGGCTGCTAAACTACATGCTTTTCTTGAGAGTTACACCCACTCTGCCAAACACATTTATCAATGTCGCTTCACCAATTGTGGATGTCCCTTACCATACATTCTTCTTTGCAACTGTCATTGGGATCATTCCAGCCGCTTATGTCACTGTTAGG GCTGGAATAACTCTTGGTGAATTGCAGTCAGTGGGTGATCTCTATGACATGCATTCTATAGC